Proteins encoded by one window of Salvia splendens isolate huo1 chromosome 5, SspV2, whole genome shotgun sequence:
- the LOC121802519 gene encoding probable caffeoyl-CoA O-methyltransferase At4g26220, which translates to MANKTVINNSSTEKGVLQSAELYNYIMDTSVYPREHQCLKELRAITSTHPRAVMGTAPDAGQFMALLLKTINAKKTIEIGVFTGYSLLLTALTIPDDGKITAIDMNRSSYEIGLPIIDKAGVKHKINFIESEALPVLDQLLKDPENKGTFDFAFVDADKDNYANYHERVLELLKPGGIAVYDNTLWAGTVAMDESSVPESKLGSRKASIEFNKYIAGDARVQISQVPLGDGITVCRRN; encoded by the exons ATGGCAAACAAAACTGTGATCAATAATAGTTCTACAGAGAAGGGCGTGTTGCAAAGCGCAGAGTTATACAAT TATATAATGGATACTAGTGTGTATCCACGAGAACACCAGTGTCTCAAGGAGCTCAGGGCTATCACATCCACTCATCCAAG gGCTGTGATGGGTACAGCACCTGATGCGGGGCAGTTTATGGCCTTGCTTCTAAAGACAATCAACGCGAAAAAGACAATTGAAATTGGAGTGTTTACTGGATACTCCCTTCTTCTAACTGCCCTCACAATTCCAGACGATGGAAAG ATCACAGCCATAGACATGAACCGGAGCTCGTATGAGATAGGATTACCTATCATCGATAAGGCAGGGGTGAAGCACAAGATCAATTTCATTGAGTCTGAGGCTCTTCCTGTTCTTGATCAGTTACTGAAAGAT CCAGAGAATAAGGGGACATTTGACTTTGCATTTGTTGATGCTGATAAAGACAACTATGCAAATTACCATGAGAGAGTGTTGGAACTTCTGAAACCGGGAGGTATAGCTGTTTACGATAACACCCTTTGGGCAGGGACGGTGGCAATGGATGAGAGTTCGGTTCCGGAGAGCAAGCTGGGTTCAAGGAAGGCTTCGATAGAGTTTAACAAGTACATAGCAGGTGATGCTAGAGTGCAGATTTCTCAAGTCCCTCTTGGTGATGGGATCACTGTCTGTCGCCGTAACTGA